A single window of Eucalyptus grandis isolate ANBG69807.140 chromosome 1, ASM1654582v1, whole genome shotgun sequence DNA harbors:
- the LOC104450532 gene encoding peptide chain release factor PrfB3, chloroplastic-like: MISGSETGSTIDEVSLAAVDIIPLFRGSAPDLKISEEDLLILCPSSSPEVKVIEGRSGVVIQHVPTSFVVQSSGERSIFANKIKALNRLKAKLLVAASDVGVPGINGFKKENVFDIW; encoded by the exons ATGATAAGTGGTTCAGAAACTGGATCAACAATTGATGAG GTTAGCCTAGCAGCTGTCGATATAATTCCTCTGTTCCGTGGTTCGGCCCCTGACCTAAAAATTAGTGAGGAGGATTTGCTAATCTTGTGCCCATCGTCATCGCCTGAAGTAAAAGTCATTGAAGGCCGGTCTGGAGTTGTTATTCAGCATGTTCCTACTAGTTTTGTCGTCCAATCTTCGG GTGAAAGGAGCATTTTTGCAAATAAGATTAAGGCCCTCAACCGGTTGAAGGCTAAACTTCTTGTCGCAGCCAGCGATGTAGGGGTTCCAGGCATAAATggcttcaagaaagaaaatgtgtTCGACATATGGTGA